A single window of Drosophila suzukii chromosome 3, CBGP_Dsuzu_IsoJpt1.0, whole genome shotgun sequence DNA harbors:
- the LOC108020165 gene encoding uncharacterized protein, translating into MNCKLRRLDLLRNGQKSDCELHVWYPDKAGKGKRCQRIFKCHQVMLVSVSEEFERLIRDPEFQKNKAVISVEDASPTAYEALLLYIYTYEVCNAVTINMCGDLMFLAEKYKMLDFIECYIDKLAHQEWPMEVVLQVFHLASEHNLPELMDLVSKKILPIATQVTKDKSFLKLNVKELKALMIILKKEGVLSDHELLESLKNYQVVNNLRYDNMEQFRIFVEVTQMFDNVLFEIDGSIVVPEEEEYATREIGSDTSIYKK; encoded by the exons ATGAACTGTAAACTACGTCGTCTGGATCTGCTCCGCAATGGCCAAAAGTCGGACTGTGAGCTCCATGTCTGGTATCCGGATAAGGCGGGCAAGGGCAAGCGCTGCCAGCGAATCTTCAAGTGCCACCAGGTAATGCTGGTCTCCGTCTCCGAGGAATTTGAGCGGCTGATCAGGGATCCCGAGTTCCAGAAGAACAAGGCAGTGATCAGCGTGGAGGACGCCTCACCCACCGCCTACGAAGCCCTGCTCCTCTATATCTACACGTATGAGGTCTGCAATGCGGTCACCATCAATATGTGTGGTGACCTCATGTTCCTGGCCGAGAAATACAAGATGCTGGACTTCATAGAATGCTACATCGATAAATTGGCTCACCAGGAATGGCCCATGGAGGTGGTTTTACAGGTCTTCCATCTGGCCAGTGAGCACAACCTCCCGGAATTAATGGATCTTGTGTCGAAG AAAATCCTACCCATAGCCACTCAAGTCACCAAGGACAAGTCGTTCCTCAAGTTAAATGTCAAGGAACTCAAGGCTCTTATGATAATCCTCAAAAAAGAAGGAGTCCTTTCGGATCACGAACTATTAGAGTCCCTAAAGAACTACCAGGTGGTGAACAACCTGCGCTACGACAACATGGAGCAGTTCCGGATTTTCGTGGAGGTGACCCAAATGTTCGACAATGTTCTCTTCGAGATAGATGGATCCATAGTCGTGCCCGAAGAGGAGGAATATGCAACTCGGGAAATAGGCTCCGATACATCGATCTACAAGAAGTAA